One segment of Radiobacillus kanasensis DNA contains the following:
- a CDS encoding GNAT family N-acetyltransferase, with protein MIIPINPKDVLVAKQIYNIQIPSYQIEAEWLGVTSFPPLNETIESIQASNETFIGYVVEGALAGVMSYEIGEEVSICRVVVHPDHFRKGIGRGLVQHVVEKYPTMRITVQTGSKNVPAIQLYEKLGFKKDEEFEVEKGLWMTSFEWTSKKKQQHPRN; from the coding sequence TTGATTATTCCAATAAATCCTAAAGATGTACTTGTAGCAAAACAAATCTACAACATTCAAATCCCATCTTATCAAATAGAAGCAGAGTGGTTAGGGGTAACGTCATTCCCTCCATTAAACGAAACAATCGAGTCGATTCAAGCATCAAACGAAACCTTCATTGGATATGTTGTAGAAGGCGCATTAGCAGGCGTCATGTCTTATGAAATTGGGGAAGAAGTGAGTATTTGCCGAGTAGTTGTCCATCCAGACCATTTTCGTAAAGGGATTGGAAGAGGACTAGTTCAACATGTAGTAGAGAAATACCCAACAATGCGAATTACGGTTCAAACCGGTTCCAAAAATGTACCAGCCATTCAGCTTTATGAAAAATTAGGATTTAAGAAAGATGAGGAATTTGAAGTAGAGAAAGGATTATGGATGACGAGTTTTGAGTGGACTTCTAAGAAAAAACAACAGCACCCGCGTAACTAA